CCAGGCGGCGCATCCTTTCGGCGGTGGTCCGGGCGGTGCGGAGGGCCTCGAGGTCCATGGGGTTGCGGGCCAGGCGGTCCAGGTGGCCGAGGAGGACGGTGAGGGGGGTCCTGAGCTCGTGGCTCGCCTCGGCGAGGAAGGCCCGCTCCCGCTCCTTGGCCTCCTTCAGGGCCTGGAGCAGGGCGTTCACCGCCTCCACCATGCGCCCGAACTCGTCCTGGGGCAGGCGGTGGGGCACGGGGTCCAGGCGGTCGGGGCTACGGCGCGTGATCTCCCGGGCCACGGCCTCCAGGGGCCGGGCGGCGAGGCGGGCCGTGAGGTAGACCAGGGCCAGGCCCAGGGGGAAGAGGAGGAGGAAGGCGCGGAGGAGGGCCTCCCGGAGGGCCTCGAGGGCGGCCTCAATGGGGCTCGTCTCCGCGGTGAGGACGAGGAGGCCCAGGGGCGTGGCCACGAGGGCGGCGGCGAAGCCCTGCTCCCAGAGGACCTCCGGGGTGGGCCCCGCCCGGCGCAGCCTCTCGGGGGGGAGGCGGTGGTCGGGCCGGGTAAGGGCGATGGGGGTGCCGTCTTGGGCGTAGAGGTGCAGGTAGACCCCGCCCGTGGTGAGGAGGGCGCCCGCCTGGCCCTTCCGGTAGGCCTCGGCCGCCCGGAGGGCGTCCTGGGCGAGGGTGGCCTCGAGGCGCCTTTTCAGGGCCTGGTCCACGCTGCGTCCCGCCAGGTACCAGGCCCCGCCCAGGAAAAGGAGCCACAAAAGGGCGAAGGCCAGGAAGAGCCGGGCGCGGAAGGAGAGCACCTAGCCTTCCTCCTCCTCCTTTCTTCCCGGCCGCACGGCGTAGCCCACGCCCCGGACCGTGCGCAGGTACCCGTAGGCCCCCGCCTCCCGGAGCTTGGCCCGGAGGTTGGCCATGTGAACGTCCAGGACGTTGGAGTCCTTGCCCAAGGGCCTGCCCCAGACCCGTTCCTCAATCTCGGGGCGGGGGAAGACCCGTCCGGGCCGGCTCATGAGGAGGTGGAGGAGGTCAAACTCTTTGGGGGAGAGGCGGACCTCCCGCTCCCGGAAGAAGACCTGGCGCTTCCTGGGGTAGAGCTCCAGCTGGCCCACGGCGAGGACCTCGCTCCCCTCCTTGTGCCTAAGCTGCACCTGGATGCGGGCCAGGAGCTCCGCCGGGTGGAAGGGCTTCACCAGGTAGTCGTCGGCCCCGCCCGTGAGGAGGCTCACCTTGCGGTCCACCGCATCCTGGGCCGTGAGGACGAGGATGGGGGCGTCGTCCGTGGCTCGGATCCTCCGCGCCACCTCCGCCCCGTCCAGGTCGGGGAGGCCGAGGTCCAGGACCACGAGGTCGGGCTTGCCCTCCCGGTGCCGGATCAGCCCCTCCATCCCCGTCTTGGCCCAGTCCACCTGGAAGCCCGCCTCCTTAAGCTCAGCCTCCACGAGCCGGGCCACCTCGGGGTCGTCCTCTATGAGGAGGATCCGCTTCATGGCCAAAGCCTCCCCGGAAGGGCCACGCCGTAGGCCTCTTGGAGGAGCCGAACCAGGCTTACCCGCTCCTTCTCCAGAAGGAGGAGCACGTCCCCCTCCGCCGCCACGCCGGGGAGGACCTGGGGCTTCTTCCCGGGCACGGAGAGGAGGAGGCGCACCTCCGTCCCGGGGCGGGGGGCGAGGGGCGGGGAGAGGGGGAGGAGGCGGTTCCCCTCGAGGCGCCAGGCGGCGAAGAGGGTTTTGAGGTCGGGGGAGAGGAGCCTGAGCTCCGTCCCCGGGGGCAGGGCCTGGCCGAGGAGGGGCGGCAGGGCCGCGAGGGCCAGGCCGCAAAGCCCCAGGAGGAGGACGAGGTGGCGCTTCACGCCTTCATTCTAGGACGGCCGCTCCGCCCTTCGTGGGAGGGAGGTTAAGGGGCCTTGGGGTTTTTCCGGGAGGAGGAAGCCCGCGGAGACCACGTACTTGAGGGCCTCCTCCACGCTGATCTCCAGGGGGAGGACCTCCTCCGAGGGGACCAGGATCACCATGCCGCTTGCGGGCACCGGGCTTGTGGGCACGAGGACGGCGGTGTACCCCTCGGGCAGGGGGGGGAGGCGGTTTCCCACGGGCTGGACCACGAAGCAGAGGGTGTAAAGCCCACGCCTGGGGTACTCAATCACCGCCGCCCGGCTGAACTTCACCTCCTGGTGGCCGAAGAGGGTGTGGGCGATCTGCTGGACGGCCTTGTAGATGTCCCGGACGATGGGGAGGAGGAGGAGGGAGCGCTCCAGGGAGACGATGAGGCGCTTCCCCAGGTAGTTTTCCGCCAGGGTCCCCACCAAATAGACCAGGACCGCGGCGAGGACGAGGCCCACGAAGGGAAGGAAGGGCTGGTAGGCCCGGGGCACCTCGAGGCCGAAAAGGCGCAGGAAGGCCTGGATGTAGGCGCCGGAGTAGGTGTAGACCCAACCTAAGAGGTAGAGGGTGACGAGGAGGGGAAGCAGCGTGACGAGACCGGTGATGAGGCGCTGGCGGAGCCGCATCCCCTCCAGTCTATAAAGGCCTAGCGCCCCTGGCCCCGGCTTTCGGCGAGCTCCTTGAGCCCTTTGAGGTCCAGAAGCTGGATCTTCCCGTATCCGGAGCGGATGTACCCTTCCCGGGCGAGCTCCCCGATGACCTTGGTCACCGTTTCCCGGACGCTCCCCACCGCGGCCGCCAGCTCGTCGTGGGTGGCCTTGAGCACCACCTTGCCCTCCTCCTCGTGGGCCAAGGGGGTCTCCAAAAGCTCCAGGAGGGCCGCGGCCATGCGGTTCTTGAGGCGCTGGGTGGCGAGGCGCTCAATCCGGCGGTAGGCCTCGGCCAGGCCCTGGGAGAGGTGCTGGGCGAGGTCCTTGAGGAGCTCGGGGTCGGGGTTTTCCGGCAGGGGCTCGAGGCGGACGTCCGTGGCGGCCTCGGCGAAGTAGATGCGCTCCTGGCCGAAGAGGGCCTCTTCGCCGAAGAAGCCCCCGGGGCGGACGAGGCGCAGGGTGAGGGCGTTCCCCTCCTCGTCCACCGCCTCCAGGCGCACCAGGCCCTCGAGGACCCGGTAGGCCCGGTCCCTGGGCCCCGGCACCCCGGGGTAGAGGATGACGTCCCCCACCTTGAAGCTCACGGTCTCGCGCGCCTGGGTCATGCCAAACCTCCTTGCCCCCAGGCTAGCACGGGGGCGAGGATTTTGTAAACCTTCGGGTTGCAAAAATCTAGCCCCGGCTACCCTCTCCCCTTCCCGGAAGAGGCCAGGGGGCGCTTCTTCGCCACGGGGAGGAGGCGGTGGGTGGCGATCTCCGCCCTCTCCCCCCGCCCTTCCGCTTCGGCGAGCCTAAGCCGTGCCCAGAAAAGGGCCATCTCCCACACGGCGCGAAGCCTTTCCTCCAGGGGCACCTCCCGCCACTCCGCCCGGTCGTCGGGGGAGGCGTCCAGGGGGAACCTGCGGGCCACGGGCCGGATCTCCCTCATTCCAGCTCCTCCAAGTCCCTGAGGTCCACGGGCCGCCCGAAGGCTCGCTTGAGGGCCTTGAAGTCCTCGGGGTGGACCACGTAGACTTGGACGCCTTCCACCTCGTGCTTCAGGGCCCGGGCGAAGGCCTCGTCAAAGGGGGGCGTTTCCAGGATCACCAGGTCAATGCGGTTGGGGGCGTAGCCCAGCTGGACCACGCCGGGGCTTGCCAGGTCCTCCACGGTGAGGCCCAGGTCATCCCCTCCGAAGAAGCGGCGGATGGCGGCGAGGACCCTCGGGGCTTCCTCCGCGTCCACCCAGAGGTCCAGGTCCTTGGTGAAGCGAGGCCGCCCAAAGAAGGCCAGGGCGTACCCGCCGATGACCAGGAACCGGGCCCCCTCTTGGTGCAGGGCCCGGAGGAAGTCCAGCATGTCCGGGGTCATCCCGTGTTCTCCCGGAGCCAGTCCAGGTAGGGGCCATGCCCCTCGGCGATGGGCAGGGCGATGATCTCGGGCACGGTGTAGGGGTGGAGGGCCTTGACCCTCTCCTTGAGCCTAGGGAAGGCGTGGGTGGTGGTCTTGACGAGGAGGAGAAGCTCCCGGTCCTCCACCACCTCCCCTTGCCAGCGGTAGATGGAGGTGAGGCCGGGGACGATGTTCACGCAGGCGGCCAAGCGCTCCTCCACTAGGGCCTTGGCGATGCTCCTCGCCACCTCCTCGCTCGGCACCGTGATGAGCACCACCTCTTCCATCACTTCTCCTCCTCCACCACGAAGGCGCTCGCCACCTCGTCGTCCTCCGGGAGGTTCATCACCTTGACCCCGGCGGTGGCCCGGGAGTACTGCCGGATCTCGGCCACGGGGGTGCGGATGGCGAGGCCCCTACGGGAGAGGACCAGGAGGTCCTCCCCACCCCGGACCTTGAGGAGGGCGGCGAGGCGGCCCACCTTGGCGGAGACGGCGTAGGTGATGACCCCCATCCCGCCCCGGCCCTGGAGGGGGTACTCGGAGAGGGGGGTGCGCTTGCCGTAGCCCCGGGTGCTCACGGAGAGGAGGTCCGCCATCTCCCCGGGCTTCACCACCACCAGGGAGACCACGCGGTCCTCGGGCTTCTTGAAGCGGAGGCCGATCACCCCTTGGGTGTCCCGGCCCGTGGCCCGCACCTCCTCCAGGGGGAAGCGGATGGCCTGGCCCTCTTGGGTGGCCAGGATGGCCTCGTCCTCGAGGTCGGAGAGGGCCACCCCCACCAGGCGGTCCCCCTCCTGGAGCCTTATGGCGATGAGGCCCGCCTGGCCCAGGTTTTGGTACTCCTTGAGGGCGGTGCGCTTGACGAGGCCCCGCTCGGTGGCGAAGACCAGGTACCCTTCCTGGTCCAGGCCCCGCACGGAGAGGAGGGCCGCCACCTCCTCGTCCTCGCTTAGGGGAAGGAGGCTTTTCACGTGGACGCCCCGGGCCTGGCGGCCCATCTCGGGAAGCTCGTAGACCTTGAGGCGGTAGACCCGGCCCCGGTTCGTGAAGAGGAGGAGGTCGTCGTGGGCGTCGGCCACGAAGACGTGGGTGGCCTCGTCTTCCTCCTTGGTCCTGCCCGCCAGAAGCCCCTTCCCCCCCCGGCCCTGGGCCCGGTAGCTCCCCAGGGGGAGGCGCTTGAGGAAGCCCTGGGCCGTGAGGGTGATGACCATGGGCTCGTCCTCAATCAGGTCCTCGGGGTTGAAGGTCTCCTCAAACTCGGTGATGAGGGTGCGCCGTTCGTCCCCGTACTTCTCCTTGACCCGGAGGAGGTCGGCCTTGACCTCGGCGAGGAGGCGGGATTCGTCCTCGAGGATCGCCTTCAGGCGGGCGATCTCCTCCATGAGCCCCCGGTACTCCTCCAAAAGCTTCTCCCGCTCCAGGGCCACGAGGCGCTGGAGGCGCATGTCCAGGATGGCCTGGGCCTGGGCCTCGCTTAGGCCAAAGCGCTCCATGAGAGCGATGCGGGCCTTGGGGGCGTCCTCGGAGCCGCGGATCAGGGCGATGACCTCGTCAATGTGGTCCAGGGCGATGAGGAGCCCTTCCAGGATGTGGGCTCTTTCCTCCGCCTTCCTCAGCTCAAAGAGGCTCTTGCGCCTTAGGACCTCCTTGCGGTGGTCCAGGTAGTGGCGCATGAGCTCCAGGAGGGAGAGGACCTTGGGCTCCCCGTCCACGATGGCGAGGAGGTTCACCGTGAAGGAGGTCTGGAGGGCGGTGTGCTTGTAGAGCTGGTTCAGGACCACCTGGGGGTTGGCCCCCCGCTTGAGCTCAATGGCGATCCTCAGGCCTTGCCGGTCGGACTCGTCCCGGAGGCCCACGATGTCCTCAATTTTCTTGGCCTTGACCAAGGCGGCGATCTGGGCGATGAGGCTCGCCTTGTTCACCTGGTAGGGGATCTCCGTGACCACCAGGACGGGCCTCTGCCCCTTCTCCTCCACCCGCACCTTGGCCCGCACCTTGAGGCTTCCCCGCCCGGTGGCGTAGGCCTCCTTGATGCCCTTCTTGGAGAGCTTCCCCCCGGTGGGGAAGTCGGGGCCGGGGAGGTGGCGCATGACCTCTTCCAGGGTGATCCCCGGGTTCTCAATCATGGCCACCAGGGCGTCCACCACCTCGGAGAGGTTGTGGGGCGGGAGGCTCGTGGCCATGCCCACGGCGATGCCGCTCGCCCCGTTCACCAGGAGGTTGGGGATGGCGGCGGGCAGGACCTCGGGCTCTTTCAGGGAGCCATCGTAGTTGGGGCGGAAGTCCACCGTCTCCTTGTCTATGTCCAAAAGCATCTCCGCCCCGATGGGGGAGAGCCTCGCCTCGGTGTAGCGCTGGGCCGCCGGGGGGTCGCCGTCTATGGAGCCGAAGTTCCCCTGGCCGTCCATGAGGGGGTAGCGGAGGTTCCAGGGCTGGGCCATGCGCACCAGGGCGTCGTAGATGGCGGCGTCCCCGTGGGGGTGGTACTTGCCCATGACCTCGCCCACGATCTTGGCGCTCTTCACGTGCTTGCGCCCCGGCAGGACCCCTTCTTGGTAGGCGCCGAAGAGGATCCGCCGCTGGACCGGCTTGAGCCCGTCCCGCACGTCGGGCAGGGCCCGGTCCACGATGACGGACATGGCGTAGTTGATGAAGCTCTGCTTGAGTTCCTCGGTGATTTCTACAGGCAGTACCTGGGCCATAGCGCTCCTAGAAGGCGTTTAGACGCCACCCTCCATTATAGCACCGGGGGTCTTCGCGAATAAACGGGAATAAACTCAGAAACCTTCGCCCCCTACCTCCAGGGTTTCCGCCAGGTAGACCAGGGCCAGCTTGTAGGAGAGGGGCCCGAAGCCGGAGACCACGCCCCGGCAGGCCGAGGCGGTGACGGAGTGCTGGCGGAAGGGCTCCCGGGCGTGGAGGTTGGTGAGGTGGACCTCCACCACGGGGAGGGGTTGGGCGCGGATGGCGTCCAGGAGGGCGTAGGAGTAGTGGGTGAGCGCCCCGGGGTTGAGGACGATGGCCAAAAACCCCTCTTGGTGGGCCTGCTGCACCCACTCAATGAGCTGGCCCTCGTAGTTCGTCTGGCGGAAGACCACCCCGAGGCCGAGCTCCGCTCCCCAGGCCTCGCAGAGGGCCTCGAGCTCCTCCAAGGTGGTGCGCCCGTAGACCTCGGGTTCCCGCCTGCCCAGAAGGTTCAGGTTGGGTCCGTTCAGGATGAGGACCATAGGGGCTCCTTTCCCCCTAGGATAAGCC
This region of Thermus thermophilus genomic DNA includes:
- the gyrA gene encoding DNA gyrase subunit A, producing MAQVLPVEITEELKQSFINYAMSVIVDRALPDVRDGLKPVQRRILFGAYQEGVLPGRKHVKSAKIVGEVMGKYHPHGDAAIYDALVRMAQPWNLRYPLMDGQGNFGSIDGDPPAAQRYTEARLSPIGAEMLLDIDKETVDFRPNYDGSLKEPEVLPAAIPNLLVNGASGIAVGMATSLPPHNLSEVVDALVAMIENPGITLEEVMRHLPGPDFPTGGKLSKKGIKEAYATGRGSLKVRAKVRVEEKGQRPVLVVTEIPYQVNKASLIAQIAALVKAKKIEDIVGLRDESDRQGLRIAIELKRGANPQVVLNQLYKHTALQTSFTVNLLAIVDGEPKVLSLLELMRHYLDHRKEVLRRKSLFELRKAEERAHILEGLLIALDHIDEVIALIRGSEDAPKARIALMERFGLSEAQAQAILDMRLQRLVALEREKLLEEYRGLMEEIARLKAILEDESRLLAEVKADLLRVKEKYGDERRTLITEFEETFNPEDLIEDEPMVITLTAQGFLKRLPLGSYRAQGRGGKGLLAGRTKEEDEATHVFVADAHDDLLLFTNRGRVYRLKVYELPEMGRQARGVHVKSLLPLSEDEEVAALLSVRGLDQEGYLVFATERGLVKRTALKEYQNLGQAGLIAIRLQEGDRLVGVALSDLEDEAILATQEGQAIRFPLEEVRATGRDTQGVIGLRFKKPEDRVVSLVVVKPGEMADLLSVSTRGYGKRTPLSEYPLQGRGGMGVITYAVSAKVGRLAALLKVRGGEDLLVLSRRGLAIRTPVAEIRQYSRATAGVKVMNLPEDDEVASAFVVEEEK
- a CDS encoding response regulator transcription factor, with product MKRILLIEDDPEVARLVEAELKEAGFQVDWAKTGMEGLIRHREGKPDLVVLDLGLPDLDGAEVARRIRATDDAPILVLTAQDAVDRKVSLLTGGADDYLVKPFHPAELLARIQVQLRHKEGSEVLAVGQLELYPRKRQVFFREREVRLSPKEFDLLHLLMSRPGRVFPRPEIEERVWGRPLGKDSNVLDVHMANLRAKLREAGAYGYLRTVRGVGYAVRPGRKEEEEG
- the sdrP gene encoding Crp/Fnr family transcriptional regulator SdrP, which encodes MTQARETVSFKVGDVILYPGVPGPRDRAYRVLEGLVRLEAVDEEGNALTLRLVRPGGFFGEEALFGQERIYFAEAATDVRLEPLPENPDPELLKDLAQHLSQGLAEAYRRIERLATQRLKNRMAAALLELLETPLAHEEEGKVVLKATHDELAAAVGSVRETVTKVIGELAREGYIRSGYGKIQLLDLKGLKELAESRGQGR
- a CDS encoding sensor histidine kinase, with the protein product MLSFRARLFLAFALLWLLFLGGAWYLAGRSVDQALKRRLEATLAQDALRAAEAYRKGQAGALLTTGGVYLHLYAQDGTPIALTRPDHRLPPERLRRAGPTPEVLWEQGFAAALVATPLGLLVLTAETSPIEAALEALREALLRAFLLLFPLGLALVYLTARLAARPLEAVAREITRRSPDRLDPVPHRLPQDEFGRMVEAVNALLQALKEAKERERAFLAEASHELRTPLTVLLGHLDRLARNPMDLEALRTARTTAERMRRLVEDLLALARGEVERNLNLHIVDLGEVAREAALEYGVAAEAESAEVLGDPDRLLQLLRNLVANAVRAAGKEGVRVRVRREADHALLEVEDSGPGIPQDLLPHLFQRFARGPGGGTGLGLAIAQAIAKAHGGEIQVESRPGRTVFRVRLPLLEEEA
- a CDS encoding nucleotidyl transferase AbiEii/AbiGii toxin family protein, with amino-acid sequence MTPDMLDFLRALHQEGARFLVIGGYALAFFGRPRFTKDLDLWVDAEEAPRVLAAIRRFFGGDDLGLTVEDLASPGVVQLGYAPNRIDLVILETPPFDEAFARALKHEVEGVQVYVVHPEDFKALKRAFGRPVDLRDLEELE
- a CDS encoding DUF502 domain-containing protein encodes the protein MRLRQRLITGLVTLLPLLVTLYLLGWVYTYSGAYIQAFLRLFGLEVPRAYQPFLPFVGLVLAAVLVYLVGTLAENYLGKRLIVSLERSLLLLPIVRDIYKAVQQIAHTLFGHQEVKFSRAAVIEYPRRGLYTLCFVVQPVGNRLPPLPEGYTAVLVPTSPVPASGMVILVPSEEVLPLEISVEEALKYVVSAGFLLPEKPQGPLTSLPRRAERPS
- the cutA gene encoding divalent-cation tolerance protein CutA, whose product is MEEVVLITVPSEEVARSIAKALVEERLAACVNIVPGLTSIYRWQGEVVEDRELLLLVKTTTHAFPRLKERVKALHPYTVPEIIALPIAEGHGPYLDWLRENTG
- the aroQ gene encoding type II 3-dehydroquinate dehydratase — encoded protein: MVLILNGPNLNLLGRREPEVYGRTTLEELEALCEAWGAELGLGVVFRQTNYEGQLIEWVQQAHQEGFLAIVLNPGALTHYSYALLDAIRAQPLPVVEVHLTNLHAREPFRQHSVTASACRGVVSGFGPLSYKLALVYLAETLEVGGEGF